From Polynucleobacter sp. JS-JIR-II-b4, a single genomic window includes:
- a CDS encoding helix-turn-helix domain-containing protein codes for MTNKHPITECIETQLQGYLNDLKGTAPTDIYDMVLAVVEKPMLELVMQHAKQNQSLAAQYLGINRNTLHKKLVEHQLLK; via the coding sequence ATGACCAATAAGCACCCGATTACCGAATGTATTGAAACCCAATTGCAGGGTTACCTGAATGACCTCAAGGGAACTGCACCGACTGATATCTATGACATGGTATTGGCTGTTGTTGAAAAACCAATGTTGGAATTAGTAATGCAGCATGCCAAGCAAAATCAATCATTGGCAGCGCAGTATCTGGGCATTAATCGCAACACCCTGCACAAGAAGTTGGTTGAACATCAACTTCTGAAGTAA